One window of Pelmatolapia mariae isolate MD_Pm_ZW linkage group LG18, Pm_UMD_F_2, whole genome shotgun sequence genomic DNA carries:
- the rps15 gene encoding 40S ribosomal protein S15 produces MADTEIKKKRTFRKFTYRGVDLDQLLDMSYEQLMQLYCARQRRRLNRGLRRKQQTLLKRLRKAKKEAPPMEKPEVVKTHLRDMIILPEMVGSMVGVYNGKTFNQVEIKPEMCGHYLGEFSITYKPVKHGRPGIGATHSSRFIPLK; encoded by the exons ATG GCGGATACCGAGATCAAGAAGAAGCGTACCTTCAGGAAGTTCACATACAGAGGTGTGGACCTGGACCAGCTTCTGGACATGTCCTA TGAGCAGCTGATGCAGCTGTACTGCGCCCGCCAGAGGAGGAGGCTGAACCGTGGCCTGCGTCGCAAGCAGCAGACTCTCCTTAAGCGCCTGCGCAAGGCAAAGAAGGAGGCTCCTCCCATGGAGAAACCAGAGGTGGTGAAGACCCACCTGAGGGACATGATCATCCTGCCTGAGATGGTTGGGTCTATGGTTGGAGTGTACAATGGCAAGACTTTCAACCAGGTTGAAATCAAG CCTGAGATGTGTGGTCACTACTTGGGAGAGTTCTCCATCACCTACAAGCCAGTGAAGCACGGTCGCCCTGGTATTGGAGCCACACACTCTTCTCGTTTCATCCCTCTGAAGTAG